The Ochrobactrum sp. BTU1 DNA segment AGTGGCGTAATCAACTTGTACTGCAGTGATATCGTATTATGGTTGCGTGGCGTTTCTTCTGAGTAATTGACAAAATTGCCGTTTACTTTGGGGATAATCATGGCATCAAAACGTGCATCGCAGACTCATGTCCATTTGACAGATCAAAGACTTCGAAGCTTTTCGCATTACACCTTAGCGGTCTCTGCTCTGCTTCTTGCAAATTTCGCTTCTGTTCCCATCGCTTTTGCTGAACAATCAATTCATCCACTCGCGACCTGCTCCCGTCAAGGAACCAATGTTGGCGGACCATGGACGTGTTTAATACCTACAACCAATGGCGGGCAGGCATTAATCACGGGTGTACCTTCACAACCGGGCAATCCGACACAGATCGATACAGTGGCCGTTTCTGATTGGATCAATCAAAATATCGGTAGCAATGCGGTGGTTTTGGGTGATTTTACCACAAGCGCATCGGGCGAGAACGCTGTTGCGATTGGATCAGGTGCTAAAGCGCCTACAGCCAACAGCGTTGCACTTGGTTCGGGCGCTATCACTGAACAGGCGATAGGGACCGCGACTGCTGTCATAGCTGGAAAAACGTACTCGTTCCAGGGCTCAGCGCCTGTAGGTACTATATCTGTTGGCTCTGCGGGAAACGAACGTACTATCACCAATGTTGCGGCAGGAAGGCTCTCTGATACGTCGACCGATGCTGTTAACGGTTCCCAGCTCAATGCAACCAACAATGCCGTCGATGCCCTAAATAATGTCGCCGTAAAATACGACCAAAATCCTGACGGCACAAATTCCAACACGATCACACTTCAAGGCGGTGACCCTAGTACTCCTGTCGTCATTTCGAATGTTGCGGCTGGCATAAAGGATACCGACGCCGTCAATTTGGGCCAACTCAATGCCGTTCTCGCTGGTACTGGGGCTCAAAACTACAGCTACATTGATAACCGCATCGAAAATGCATTCTCAGATATTAAGAATTATACAGACCAGCGATTCTCAGAACTTAGCACAACTATTGATGGTGTTCGCGACGATGCACACAGGTCAGCCGCGATTGGACTTGCTGCAGCGTCTTTACGTTACGACGAAAATCCAGGAAAACTAAGTGTAGCTGTAGGGGGCGGGTTCTGGCGTGGTCAAAGCGCTCTGGCATTTGGAGCGGGATACACCAACGATGACGGCACAATCCGTGGAAACGTTTCTGGGACGACATCAGGTGGCAAGATGGGTGTTGGCGCCGGTCTTAGCTTTACATTGAACTGATCCATCTCCGTGATCAGATTCTTCTTCATTTGCATATTCGCCTTCTTAACTTCCGGCAGCTTCGCTGTTGCCGGACAAGAAGGCGTTGCACGCTACTTTCTAAAACCCTCAGAGGTACCACTTCCACAAGGAGCCAAATGGGGCCAAGTCCGAAGAACAATTCAGCCCTTTGAAAACTGGACGCTCATTTGTGATGAGAACCTCAAGCGTAAGGAGAAGACCTGCAACATCAGCCAAATAGTAATAAATCGTTCTGGTGATCAG contains these protein-coding regions:
- a CDS encoding YadA-like family protein is translated as MASKRASQTHVHLTDQRLRSFSHYTLAVSALLLANFASVPIAFAEQSIHPLATCSRQGTNVGGPWTCLIPTTNGGQALITGVPSQPGNPTQIDTVAVSDWINQNIGSNAVVLGDFTTSASGENAVAIGSGAKAPTANSVALGSGAITEQAIGTATAVIAGKTYSFQGSAPVGTISVGSAGNERTITNVAAGRLSDTSTDAVNGSQLNATNNAVDALNNVAVKYDQNPDGTNSNTITLQGGDPSTPVVISNVAAGIKDTDAVNLGQLNAVLAGTGAQNYSYIDNRIENAFSDIKNYTDQRFSELSTTIDGVRDDAHRSAAIGLAAASLRYDENPGKLSVAVGGGFWRGQSALAFGAGYTNDDGTIRGNVSGTTSGGKMGVGAGLSFTLN